In Thermosynechococcus sichuanensis E542, a single genomic region encodes these proteins:
- the nblS gene encoding two-component system sensor histidine kinase NblS: MVVLKTEKTQGDWSDKLRAVARWWSEFKIQTRLMATATLVVSIFMSGLTFWAVNTIQTNAHLNDTRYGRDLGLLLAADVAPLVAKGDTAAVAEFSRKFYERSASIRYILYADPEGEIYYGLPYSAPQVESALTLRRRIQLPETYRASQEPLVRQHQTPDGLVADVFVPLTFNGQNLGVVALGINPNQTFIASANLTRDLTIAVFVSLWIMVILGGVFNALTITQPIKELVQGVKNIAAGNFKQRINLPFGGELGELITSFNDMAERLASYEAQNIEELQAEKAKLDTLVSTIADGAILLDTDMRIILVNPTAQRLFNWEGMNVIGQNALNCFPAPVCEKLTCPLFKATKGESEGGEFRVTLQEPSSRSVRILLTTVMDVQREKPKGIAITIQDITREVELNEAKAQLISNVSHELRTPLFNIKSIIETIQEYGSSLSEKEQQEFLETANHETDRLTRLVNDFLDISRLESGRPYQFGAVQMAQVIDQIMRTYQLNAANKSITLTAEVENPLPPVWGNYDLLVGALTNLVGNALKFTPENGRVTIRAYVWHPPSDPEQERVRIEVADTGMGIAPEDQPRVFERFFRVENRVHTLEGTGLGLAIVQDIIHKHNTQIHLISELGVGSTFWFDLAIDESALVDTPDGTAETALPPA, translated from the coding sequence ATAGTGGTGTTGAAAACGGAGAAAACCCAAGGGGACTGGAGTGATAAATTGCGGGCAGTTGCCCGTTGGTGGTCGGAATTCAAAATTCAAACCCGCCTTATGGCCACCGCAACCCTCGTGGTCTCGATCTTCATGAGTGGCCTCACCTTTTGGGCAGTGAACACCATTCAAACCAACGCCCATCTCAATGACACTCGCTATGGCCGCGATTTGGGGTTACTCTTAGCTGCTGATGTGGCGCCCCTTGTGGCGAAAGGGGATACCGCTGCTGTTGCTGAATTTTCCCGTAAATTTTATGAGCGCAGTGCCAGTATTCGCTACATCCTCTATGCGGATCCCGAAGGGGAAATTTACTATGGTTTGCCCTACTCTGCTCCCCAAGTGGAAAGTGCCCTGACGCTGCGCCGCCGTATTCAACTGCCAGAGACCTACCGTGCCAGCCAAGAACCCCTCGTGCGCCAACACCAAACCCCCGATGGCCTAGTTGCTGATGTCTTTGTCCCTTTAACCTTCAATGGCCAAAACTTAGGGGTTGTTGCCTTGGGGATTAACCCCAACCAAACCTTTATTGCCTCCGCCAATCTCACTCGCGACTTAACGATCGCCGTCTTTGTCTCCCTCTGGATCATGGTGATTTTGGGGGGTGTCTTCAATGCCCTGACGATTACCCAGCCCATCAAAGAATTAGTGCAGGGGGTAAAAAACATTGCAGCGGGAAATTTTAAGCAACGCATTAACCTGCCCTTTGGCGGTGAATTGGGGGAGTTGATCACTAGTTTTAATGACATGGCCGAGCGCCTTGCCTCCTACGAAGCTCAAAACATTGAAGAACTCCAAGCCGAGAAAGCGAAATTGGATACCTTGGTGTCCACCATTGCCGATGGGGCGATTTTATTGGATACCGACATGCGGATTATTCTGGTCAACCCCACGGCTCAACGTCTCTTCAACTGGGAAGGGATGAACGTCATTGGTCAAAATGCCCTCAATTGCTTTCCAGCGCCGGTGTGCGAAAAACTCACCTGTCCTCTGTTCAAAGCAACAAAGGGGGAGTCAGAAGGGGGCGAATTTCGGGTGACGCTGCAAGAGCCTAGCTCGCGATCAGTACGGATTCTGCTGACAACGGTTATGGATGTGCAGCGGGAAAAACCCAAGGGCATTGCGATTACAATTCAGGACATTACCCGCGAGGTGGAACTCAACGAAGCCAAAGCGCAATTGATTAGCAATGTTTCCCACGAATTGCGCACACCCCTATTCAATATCAAATCGATCATCGAAACCATTCAAGAGTACGGCAGCAGCCTGAGTGAAAAAGAGCAACAGGAATTCCTCGAAACTGCTAATCACGAAACCGATCGCCTGACTCGTCTTGTCAATGATTTCCTCGATATTTCCCGCCTCGAATCGGGGCGTCCCTATCAGTTTGGCGCCGTGCAGATGGCGCAGGTCATTGATCAGATCATGCGCACCTACCAACTCAATGCTGCCAATAAGTCCATTACCCTGACGGCTGAGGTGGAAAATCCCCTGCCACCGGTTTGGGGCAACTACGATCTGCTCGTTGGTGCCCTCACGAACTTGGTGGGTAATGCCTTGAAGTTTACCCCCGAAAATGGGCGGGTGACGATTCGTGCCTATGTCTGGCATCCCCCCAGCGATCCAGAGCAGGAGCGGGTGCGCATTGAAGTCGCCGACACGGGTATGGGCATTGCCCCAGAGGATCAACCCCGCGTCTTTGAACGATTTTTCCGCGTCGAGAATCGCGTGCATACCCTAGAGGGGACAGGGCTAGGATTAGCGATTGTCCAAGATATTATCCACAAGCACAACACGCAAATTCATTTAATTAGTGAATTGGGAGTCGGCAGTACCTTTTGGTTTGATTTGGCCATTGATGAATCTGCCCTCGTTGATACCCCTGATGGCACTGCTGAAACGGCGCTGCCCCCCGCTTGA
- a CDS encoding ShlB/FhaC/HecB family hemolysin secretion/activation protein: MKIRLFTPVTILSILGSTGATLPALAIPIITPTQQDIQPPLPNPPPLPPTPPPALEPPPSPPSPPAEAESILIPVQKIVVEGSTIFGPAEFDPIIKPLEGRQVTLAELQGAADAITKLYLEGGYLTSRAVLGEQVARDGVITIQVLEGRLEDIRIEGNKGIIQRYIRSRIALGAGVPLNSNRLEEQLRLLRTDPLFANVSASLRPGTTPQDSILVVRVVPARWFNASFGLDNNTPPAIAPNRATTFLGYNNLSGRGDSVYGSYAIGHNLGTFDWGASHTVEFGYSLPLNAMNGTLTIRTVQAESKITRPANLAAFNIRSESSIYQASFRQPVIRNIREELAFGIGFLMQSGQTFVLGVPTPISIGSDPSGYSATRVLELSQEYIRRDPQGAWVFRSQFNFGLPIFGATENPSPTPDGTFFSWLGQGQRLQRLWADNFLILRTDVQLSPNSLLPFHQFVIGGPLSVRGYSTNALSGDNGLRFSGEARFPVLRMANRRPLISIGPLFDLGVVWNNSRNPAGAVPDNVIAGLGMGLLVQPTPNLDIQFQYAAPLIDLPGQTRSLQSDGIYFTLTVRP; the protein is encoded by the coding sequence GTGAAAATAAGATTATTTACACCCGTTACCATTCTCTCCATTCTTGGCAGTACGGGGGCAACGTTACCTGCTTTAGCGATTCCGATTATCACCCCCACCCAACAGGACATTCAGCCTCCTCTACCCAATCCTCCCCCGCTGCCCCCAACACCACCACCCGCTCTTGAACCACCCCCCTCACCCCCTAGTCCCCCCGCCGAAGCTGAGAGTATTTTAATACCCGTACAAAAAATTGTTGTTGAAGGCAGTACCATCTTTGGGCCAGCAGAGTTTGATCCAATTATCAAGCCCCTTGAGGGACGGCAGGTGACACTTGCAGAGCTACAGGGCGCTGCCGATGCGATTACTAAACTCTATCTGGAGGGGGGCTATTTAACCTCTCGCGCCGTTTTAGGCGAGCAGGTGGCACGGGATGGGGTGATCACGATTCAAGTGCTTGAAGGCCGCCTAGAGGACATTCGTATTGAAGGGAATAAAGGGATTATCCAACGCTATATTCGCAGTCGTATTGCCCTCGGTGCCGGCGTGCCCCTCAACTCCAATCGTCTGGAAGAGCAGTTGCGCCTGCTGCGAACGGATCCTCTATTTGCTAATGTTTCGGCGAGTCTGCGCCCCGGCACGACGCCCCAGGACAGTATCTTGGTGGTACGGGTGGTACCTGCCCGTTGGTTTAATGCTTCCTTTGGTTTGGATAACAATACGCCGCCAGCGATCGCCCCGAATCGCGCCACCACCTTTTTGGGATACAACAACCTCAGTGGTCGCGGCGATAGTGTCTATGGTTCCTACGCCATTGGTCATAACCTAGGCACATTTGACTGGGGGGCTTCCCACACAGTGGAGTTTGGCTATAGCCTGCCCCTTAATGCCATGAATGGCACACTCACCATTCGCACCGTGCAAGCTGAGAGTAAAATTACTCGCCCCGCCAACCTTGCCGCTTTCAATATTCGCAGTGAGTCTTCGATTTACCAAGCCAGTTTTCGCCAACCGGTGATCCGCAATATCCGCGAGGAACTGGCTTTTGGCATTGGCTTCCTCATGCAGTCGGGGCAGACCTTTGTTTTAGGAGTGCCAACCCCCATTTCCATTGGTTCTGATCCATCGGGGTATAGTGCGACCCGCGTTCTTGAACTCAGCCAAGAATATATCCGCCGTGATCCCCAAGGGGCATGGGTCTTTCGCTCGCAGTTTAACTTTGGTCTGCCGATCTTTGGCGCTACAGAAAACCCCAGTCCGACTCCTGATGGTACCTTCTTTAGCTGGCTGGGACAGGGACAGCGGCTACAACGCCTTTGGGCAGATAACTTTTTGATTTTGCGCACCGATGTGCAACTGAGTCCCAATAGTCTGCTTCCCTTTCACCAATTTGTGATTGGTGGACCTTTGTCGGTGCGGGGTTACTCGACCAATGCTCTCTCTGGGGATAATGGCCTGCGGTTCTCTGGGGAAGCCCGTTTTCCTGTACTGCGCATGGCCAATCGTCGCCCGCTTATTTCCATTGGACCGCTGTTTGATCTGGGGGTGGTCTGGAACAATAGCCGTAACCCTGCGGGTGCGGTGCCCGATAATGTGATTGCCGGTCTAGGCATGGGACTCTTGGTGCAACCGACCCCAAACCTTGACATTCAGTTCCAGTACGCGGCGCCGTTGATTGATCTGCCCGGTCAAACCCGTAGTTTACAGTCTGACGGCATTTACTTTACGTTGACGGTACGTCCCTAG
- the trpA gene encoding tryptophan synthase subunit alpha, giving the protein MPTISERFEQCRARQRCALIPFLTAGDPDLETTVAALKALDAHGADLIELGMPYSDPLADGPVIQAAATRALQRGTRLEAVLEMITDLHCQLRAPLILFTYYNPIYHRGVSSFLKAVAQAGIKGLVIPDLPLEEAEPVLAQTANLGLELTLLIAPTTSPDRMRAIATASQGFIYLVSTTGVTGMRQEMATRVQELLPTLRQITPKPIGVGFGIASPEHARQVRDWGADAAIVGSAFVKRLAEPDQGVAAVAEFCQALRTALDTP; this is encoded by the coding sequence GTGCCTACCATTTCTGAACGCTTTGAGCAATGTCGTGCCCGTCAACGCTGTGCCCTAATTCCCTTTTTGACCGCCGGTGACCCTGATTTAGAGACCACGGTTGCTGCCCTCAAAGCCTTGGATGCCCATGGCGCAGATTTGATTGAACTGGGAATGCCCTATTCGGATCCCTTGGCCGATGGTCCAGTGATTCAGGCAGCCGCCACCCGCGCCCTGCAACGAGGAACTCGCCTCGAGGCCGTCTTAGAAATGATAACGGACTTGCACTGCCAACTGAGGGCACCACTGATTTTATTTACCTACTACAATCCCATCTACCATCGGGGGGTCTCTTCATTTCTGAAAGCCGTTGCCCAAGCCGGGATCAAGGGGTTAGTGATTCCCGATCTGCCCCTTGAGGAAGCGGAACCCGTACTCGCGCAGACAGCGAATCTAGGCTTGGAATTGACACTACTGATTGCACCCACCACATCCCCAGATCGAATGCGGGCGATCGCCACTGCTTCCCAAGGATTTATTTACTTGGTCAGCACTACGGGTGTGACTGGCATGCGCCAAGAAATGGCCACTCGGGTTCAGGAACTGTTGCCCACTCTACGCCAGATCACCCCCAAGCCCATTGGTGTTGGCTTTGGCATTGCCAGTCCAGAGCATGCCCGCCAAGTGCGCGATTGGGGCGCCGATGCCGCCATTGTTGGTAGTGCCTTTGTCAAACGTCTGGCAGAACCCGATCAGGGGGTTGCCGCTGTCGCCGAGTTTTGTCAGGCACTCCGCACAGCCCTCGATACACCCTAG